A region from the Dendropsophus ebraccatus isolate aDenEbr1 chromosome 1, aDenEbr1.pat, whole genome shotgun sequence genome encodes:
- the ZNHIT1 gene encoding zinc finger HIT domain-containing protein 1: protein MLEKKPSVRSNDPSQRRVLDSATRQRRLNRQLEALEKDNFQDDPHANLPQLKRLPQFDDDNETGKKKKKTRGDHFKLRFRKNFQALLEEQNLSTSEGPNYLTACASPSGFPQRHFCSVCGFPSHYCCVSCGARYCCVKCLGTHQETRCLKWTV from the exons ATGCTGGAGAAAAAACCGTCAG TTCGCTCTAATGACCCCTCCCAGCGGAGGGTCCTGGACTCGGCCACCCGGCAGCGGCGTCTGAACCGGCAGCTGGAGGCGCTAGAGAAGGACAACTTCCAGGACGACCCTCACGCCAACCTCCCCCAACTCAAGAGGCTGCCGCAGTTCGATGACGACAACGAAACAG gtaagaaaaagaagaaaacgcGAGGAGATCACTTCAAGCTGAGATTCCGCAAGAACTTCCAGGCTCTTCTAGAAGAACAG AACCTCAGCACCAGTGAGGGTCCCAACTACCTGACGGCCTGCGCGTCCCCCTCCGGCTTCCCTCAGCGTCACTTCTGCTCGGTCTGCGGTTTCCCCTCTCATTATTGCTGTGTGTCGTGCGGGGCGCGGTATTGCTGCGTGAAGTGTCTGGGGACGCACCAGGAGACCAG GTGTCTGAAGTGGACGGTGTGA